In one window of Arachis ipaensis cultivar K30076 chromosome B06, Araip1.1, whole genome shotgun sequence DNA:
- the LOC110263674 gene encoding uncharacterized protein LOC110263674 yields MVALLVVVSFGLEGLGLGSLLMVEKRQCVLRLGISITVKYGGETTVIEEIDGDRWSVFEAYVELKHFGYVEENIPSLWFKDSTHEDMEKNLKLFKSDADSIVMCKIAELRDYVELYVVYKVEEEDVFPAAGYIDVGEKDGMVDISEGQDLRDNEVNQEVECGNSSDSDSLDSEYKPSGEEDDSEYDLHFIDSDDELDPDVSGFQDVNVMNKKRRAVKKKGVANEDFENDEGGNMYASREEFKDTVTAYAVHTARAIRFRKCDLKRVRVVCSGDCPFWLYAAKIGDEDTWQLRSMNLTHTYTQAHRVGILHSKWIDKVFKKKVEANPKVKIRELVSKAQKKWNLTVTKSLELLRANPGSSVHIQVQRSPDLDNEAPASSMTNYCIFQRIYVCLEACKQSFQHCRSFIGVNEAETKDSWTWFLTHLASDIGLEKMGRSTFMSDQQKGLLPAYDDVIPGVDNRFCVRHLYSNFRKRFPGLQLKQLMWKCAKRLIRRIGRDTLVNNMPESFNSAIVDAREKPIVTMLEEIRVKLMTRWAENRKLAQNYSGTILPKIRIRLEKRSRMWQMSGIPCVHAISCIKFKGLELEPFVDGCYKKEAYSRCYESVIHPLNGPDLWERTAHPDVMPPPYRRPSRRPVKKRRSAAGDEEQSSRTHLSRKGKKQRCSICGSVGHNKSRCPKPIENLV; encoded by the exons ATGGTAGCTCTCCTCGTAGTGGTTAGTTTTGGGTTAGAAGGTTTAGGTCTTGGTAGTCTGTTGATGGTTGAAAAGAGGCAATGTGTGTTGAGACTAGGGATTAGCATCACTGTGAAATACGGAG GAGAAACAACAGTGATAGAAGAGATTGATGGTGATCGGTGGTCCGTATTTGAAGCTTATGTGGAGCTAAAGCACTTTGGTTACGTGGAGGAGAATATCCCATCATTGTGGTTCAAGGATTCGACACATGAAGACATGGAGAAAAATTTGAAGTTGTTTAAAAGTGATGCGGATTCCATTGTCATGTGTAAAATAGCAGAGTTGAGAGACTATGTAGAGTTGTATGTTGTCTACAAGGTTGAGGAGGAAGACGTGTTTCCTGCTGCTGGCTACATTGATGTTGGGGAGAAAGATGGGATGGTTGACATAAGTGAGGGGCAAGATCTG AGGGACAATGAAGTTAATCAGGAAGTTGAGTGTGGTAATTCTAGTGACAGTGACAGTCTCGATTCAGAGTATAAACCATCTGGAGAAGAGGACGACAGTGAATATGATTTGCACTTTATCGACAGTGATGATGAGCTTGATCCTGATGTAAGTGGGTTTCAAGATGTGAATGTCATGAATAAAAAACGCAGGGCTGTGAAAAAGAAGGGTGTAGCAAATGAGGACTTTGAAAATGATGAGGGAGGAAACA TGTATGCATCTCGGGAGGAGTTCAAGGACACTGTGACTGCTTATGCTGTGCATACCGCAAGGGCAATCAGGTTTAGGAAGTGTGATCTGAAGAGGGTTAGGGTTGTGTGTTCGGGAGATTGTCCTTTTTGGTTGTATGCTGCAAAAATCGGAGATGAGGATACTTGGCAGCTCCGCAGCATGAATTTGACTCACACATATACACAAGCACATAGGGTGGGGATTTTACACTCGAAATGGATCGACAAGGTGTTTAAGAAGAAGGTTGAAGCAAATCCCAAGGTGAAGATAAGGGAGTTGGTTTCAAAGGCACAAAAAAAGTGGAACTTGACTGTCACTAAGTCATTG GAGCTCTTGAGGGCAAATCCAGGCTCCTCTGTTCACATACAAGTGCAGAGGTCCCCAGATCTTGATAATGAAGCACCAGCCTCATCCATGACCAATTACTGCATCTTCCAGAGGATCTACGTGTGCTTGGAAGCATGCAAGCAGAGCTTCCAGCATTGCAGGTCCTTCATTGGTGTAAATG AGGCCGAGACCAAGGACTCATGGACTTGGTTTCTAACTCATCTTGCATCTGATATTGggcttgagaagatgggaagatCCACCTTCATGTCTGACCAACAGAAA GGTTTGTTGCCAGCATACGACGATGTTATACCAGGAGTGGACAATCGCTTCTGTGTGAGACACTTATACAGCAACTTCAGGAAAAGGTTTCCAGGGTTACAATTGAAGCAACTGATGTGGAAGTGTGCTAAGCGACTCATTAGAAGGATTGGGAGAG ATACACTGGTTAACAACATGCCTGAGAGCTTTAATTCTGCCATAGTTGATGCTAGAGAGAAGCCTATAGTTACGATGTTAGAGGAGATCAGGGTTAAACTAATGACTAGGTGGGCAGAAAATAGGAAACTTGCACAGAATTattcagggacaatcttacctaAGATTAGAATCAGGTTGGAGAAGAGGTCTAG AATGTGGCAGATGAGTGGCATACCTTGTGTCCATGCTATTAGTTGTATCAAATTCAAGGGGCTTGAATTGGAACCTTTTGTGGATGGCTGTTATAAGAAAGAAGCGTACTCGAGGTGCTATGAGTCAGTCATACACCCCTTGAACGGACCAGATCTTTGGGAGAGAACAGCACATCCTGATGTTATGCCACCCCCCTATAGAAGGCCTAGTCGCAGGCCAGTGAAAAAGAGGAGATCAGCTGCTGGAGATGAAGAACAGAGCAGCCGCACTCACTTGTCAAGGAAGGGGAAGAAACAAAGGTGCTCTATATGTGGATCTGTTGGACACAACAAAAGCAGATGCCCTAAACCTATTGAGAATTtggtatga
- the LOC107646298 gene encoding uncharacterized protein LOC107646298, producing MAVQSSISSRSKSSSHGRLLLCSYGERPMLRTSETKENPGCRFWDCVYYEVHQGCNFFRWTDPETEVEHSEIARIRRKVFSLKSRTKAAEWKLMVVAVLEFFG from the exons ATGGCTGTCCAAAGCTCAATCTCGTCTAGAAGCAAATCTTCCTCGCATGGTAGGTTGCTACTTTGTTCCTATGGTGAGAGGCCGATGTTGCGAACCTCGGAGACCAAGGAGAACCCTGGTTGCAGATTCTGGGACTGTGTTTACTATGag GTGCATCAAGGCTGCAACTTCTTTCGTTGGACAGATCCAGAGACAGAGGTGGAACACTCAGAAATTGCAAGAATAAGGAGGAAGGTTTTCTCGCTGAAATCAAGAACGAAAGCGGCAGAGTGGAAGCTAATGGTCGTTGCTGTGTTAGAGTTTTTTGGATAG